The genomic region tatcaatATCTTTTAATTCAATTACTTTATATATGCTGTTAGAGGAGTGCCtggtttttgttcattagagtctgTGGAAATCTTTTTTCCCCTCAATCCAGCTAGTCATCAGGTAATTGTAACTTCCTTTTTATTCTGCAGTGTATTTTGAGTACAAAGATGAGTCTGGATTTCCAAAGCCCCCGTCCTACAATGTGGCTACAACACTGCCGACTTATGATGAAGCCGAGAGGACCAAGGCTGAAGCTACTATTCCTTTGGTTCCTGGAAGAGTAAGTCCATGGGAATCAAGTTACAGTATTTTCATAGTCCATTTTGATTTATGATTTTATTGATTAGGAAaagtacaaataatttttaaaaacaagcacaTTTTATTTTGGGAGAGTAAGCTCTTACCTCTTTTTGAAAATGGTGAGGAAAAGGTACAAATGAACAGAAAATCACTAGTCAAGGCAGCTCACTTTCCCTGTATCTTCATTGCTACCACTGCTTTGCCAGGTCTCCTGACTTGGCTGATGTGTCTTAGAGCAGGAGCTGATTTAGGAAAACACTGACTTCGCCTTGATTCTGCACACGTAAATTTTTGGTGTTAGGTAGATAGCTGCTAGCAAGATTTATAGagataataaataagtaagtgcAACTTTATGGAATTAAATTCAAAAAGGTCCTAACTCATCTAAGATGACCTTTGTGCCAGTGCCAGTCCTGATTACTCCCTCTATGGGGGCACAGTGACTTCAGATCCCGTCTGGTCTGGTGTTAATTCCTGGGAGTGTGGGTAGAGTGTGGTGAAAGCCAGCGGGAGATTTGGGGGCAGTTTTGTTTCTTGATGTCAGCCCTGTAAATGATGTAGAGATGGTTTAAATATTCATCCAGGTTGAAGCTGGTACAGGTAGGGCCTTGGGCCAGATCTTGGGAGAATGGGGAGCAGGATCCAGTCCCCAGGAATGTGGGATGATCAGAGTGCCAGACTCTAGTGGCAGGAAACTAGACTGAAAGACAAGAAAGAGTGGCCCTGGCACAGGCTCCAGAAGTGCAGGCCTTAGGGTAGCGAACTGTGTACAGACCACACCTATAGGGGTGGGTCTTCTAAACCACTGTGTGGCAGTCTAGGCTAGGCTGATTGTGCATGGTGATTTGCATTCAGTTCTTGTAGGTGCAACGGAGCAACTAAGAACCCTTTTGGAGCTTCTTGTCTGAGGACAAAACAGTCTTGATGTAACTTCCATGTATTGGAAATAAACGTGATTGGTTATGCTTGGTGCTTTTATATAgtaccttatattttattttcagtcttcaCAGTAACCTCACAGGGTAGGGATtatattgttcccattttttttaacgATGCAaaaactgagtcccagagagattaagtagTTTGCCCAAAGCATGTAGCTAATGCGTAACATAGATGAGAGCCAAACCCAGGTATTCTAGACTCCAAAGTCCTTGTGTGTACTCTGCAGATCTGTTGGAATATATGACAACTGTCCTATGGAAATAGACCaagagaactcttttttttttttttttttaaattttattttatttttctgaagttggaaatggggaggcagtcagacagactcccgcatgtgcccgaccaggatccacccggcatgcccaccagagggcgatgctctgcccatctggggtgtcgctctgttgcaaccagagccattctagcgcctgaggcagaggccacagagccatcctcagcggccgggccaactttgctccaatggagtcttggctgcgggaggggaagagagagacagagaggaaggagagggggagaggtggagaagcaaatgggcgcttctcctgggtgccctggccgggaatcgaacctgggactcctgcacgccaggccgacactctaccactgagccaactggccagggctacccaGGAGAACTCTTCagaatacttttatttctcaagtgtatttacaggggtgggcaaaattaGATTCACAGTTATACCACAAATAAAAAACTGTTATGTGTACTCAAaattgtaagcctacttttgcccatacCTGTATTTAGGAACATCTTAAAGGGTTATGTTATTTAGCAAACCTATATAGAGCACTTTTTATACAGTGTACAGGCTATGTATGATATTTTGTAGTGAGTAGATAGAAAGGTCATATAAGGCAATGTTCCTGCCACACAAGAGCTTAGATCCAGCTGAGGAAAAGGCCCACAAACACCCATATCTAAGCAGCAGTGCGGGAGTGGTGAGCAGTAGGAACTGTGACTTTATTGTGTGATTGTAGGGAAGATGGAATTTAAAATATGCCCTGAGTTCTAATGAATAAGAACATTCCAGAGGGAAAAACCCAGAAAGCAGATGTAAATTCAGTCAGGTATAGGGCAGGGTCTGTGGAAGTAGTAATTGGCTTTGCTTGAGCCAAGAGTTTGTGAACAGACCTGCAGGCTGTAGAATCTCCAGAATGCTAAGCCGAGGTATTTAAACTTATGTGTAGGTCACACAGATCCTTCTAAGTTTTTGAGCAGGGTTATGATAACTATGTTGTTCTAGAAACATTTACCTGGCAACAGTTGGTAGGAGGTATTTGCAGTATTACAGATGCTTCTCAACTTGGGTGTAGTTACGTCTCAGTAAACCCATTGAAGGttgaacatattaaaaatattgtaagttgaaaatacatttaatacaCGTAACTACAAACATCATAGCTGAGCCTAGCCAGTTTCTATTAAGGCACATCACTTTTACACTACCGTAGAGTTGAAAAATTGAAAGCCAAACGATCATAAGTTGGGGACTATCTATATTAGTAATAACTTCCATGTGTTTTTATAGTATATCTTTGAGTGTTTATGCAAAAAACAGTTTCCAATTTGTAAAAACCTTATTTTTCTGGCTAATATGAAGTCAGACTACTAGGtatttagtgttttaaaaaatacaaaacacataagtgtaaaaaattttaaacaataaaggaAACATGTTAAGTTAGAAGTGGAACCTGCCACTGACCCTTAGCTTTTCTCTAGTTCCCACTCCCCAAGGGAAGCAGTCATCAACTTGTGGATTTCCAACCCCCTTTTTCTGTGTAGGACAAGTTTTGAGGAACCCTCTTTGGATTGGGTACAAGTCTACCACTTTTACTTTTAAgcgtatatttatttatttcttaatatctCAACACATACCTATATCAGTTGCAAAGGTAGGCTACAAAATAATACATTAGTTTAGTGTTGATCAAGATTCTTTTCCTTGTAGACCTGCAACAATGTTTTCAAGTTAGGATGGAAGAGATCTTATCTGTCAATAAAAGTGGGAGGGAGGTGGTTTCAGACCCGTAACCAATATAAACAAGTGAGTAAGGAGCTGAGCAGTGGACAGTCCTATGGACTGTACATGTATGATCATGCTGTCCCTTTCCCCTCTACATCAGTCTCATAAAACACTTGAGCTGCTCAATTGTATTCCCTTAATAGGCCCTGGATTACTATGGTTCTGGGCCCTAAGCAGGGCCTGGATTACTGACGTTCTAGAATTGAAGCCAAATgtgtaattttttcccttttttttaggttatatataaaaaaggaagtttgtgaattaaaaagaatttttttaaagcattgttGAAGAACTTGGGTTATAACaggaaaagattttttatttggaaaacgAGATAGAAGAATTTGGTTTTTTCCCTCGAATAATTTAGGCCAAATtttaggtctttttaaaaaatttattttttattgaggtaacatcaagtttataacattatataagttataggtgcaaaatgaaattttaaaaacatactgaGTGTTAATGCTCCTAGCTTTGAATTGAGCCAAAGCAGTAAATTTTCTCCTTGCTATTACTTTAGTCATTCTCTCTTTTCCCAGATGTTTCTCCTTTGCCTAGAGATAACTCACTGTGAATtgaccttattctttttcttttcatgtagGATGAGGATTTTGTGGGTCGGGATGATTTTGATGATGCTGACCAGCTGAGGATAGGAAACGATGGGATTTTCATGTTAACCTTTTTCAGTAAGTACATACGCACAGCAGAGCCCTGCCCATCGTCCAGAGTGCTTTGGATTATGAGAGAATCTGACTGAATGGAAATAACGAGTTGaactaatattttaatacattatatttatttggtgCCTTTAATGGAAATGTCAGTGCATAATACAATTTTATCTtaatattctttctcttcatcttccaCTTCTATAACTATctatggaaaatattaaaataaataaaagcagttatGGGGATGGTGCATTTTTGCATGAGCTTAGCCTCATCTCAGGTCTGCAGGGCCCCTTAGCCTTGTTCCTGCTCATACCTGTCCTATAAAACAGGAATTAAGTGCTTTTGTCTGATGAATTTTGTTTTGTAAGCTTCTAACAGATCAAAGTCGGCATGATATTTCCCCTTGTTATTTTGCATTTATCTTTCCATGTGCCTCACATAAAAGTGagaaactttctttcttttatttgttatattaaaaattcatgaaggaggcctgacctgtggtggtgcagtggataaagtgtcgacctggaacactgaggtcgctggttcaaaaccctgggcttgcccggtcaaggcacgtatgggagttgatgcttgctgctcctccccccttctctctctgtctctgtttctctctccgtctctcttctctaaaatgaataaataaataaaaataattcaaaaaaataaataagaaaattttagaaaagatgagaaaaaatacataaaggaaATGCAATGCTTTTAGAGGGAATGTTATGTAAGTCAAATTTTATAGAAGCAGGAGGGTGAATGACTCTAATCAGATTATTTGGGATCACTAATTTAATGTTTAAGGCATTTattttataaggtctaccggaaagttctgtccgtttttatcacaacaaatttcaacacgtaagcacgtttatttggcgcatgtgtgcctctctatttttatcacttaatgtatacatactgacatagcaaattaactagaACAAAGtcgattcacgttagtcttatgtgtgaagcaatagtgtacccatagctactgataaagttcatttacaccactgtaattttaatgaatttcaacaaggaagaaatgctacagaagcatgtctgtcacatctaccatattccccggacttagcaccctccgactatcacttgtttttgtccttacaaaattttttgaagggcaaaaaattcaaaaatgaagaagatgtcAAACAAGCACTgattcaatttttcgcatcaaaagataaaacatggccctggccggttggctcagcggtagagcgtcggcctggcatgcgggggacccgggttcgattcccggccagggcacataggagaagcgctcatttgcttctccacccccaccccctccttcctctctatctctctcttcccctcccgcagccaaggctccattggagcaaagatggcccgggctctggggatggctccttggcctctgccccaggcgctagagtggctctggtcacggcagagcgacgccctggaggggcagagcatcaccccctggtgggcgtgccgggtgaatcccagtcgggcgcatgcgggagtctgtctgactgtctctccccgtttccagcttcagaaaaatacaaaaaaaaaaaaaaaaagataaaacatttttcaaaaatgagatatacaaattgccctcacgctggcaagaaatcgttaataataatggcaattatattatttaataaagtttattgacggcaagaaaaatttgtattttgttttattccaaaaacggacagaactttctggtagaccttatatttactgAAGTACAATAGAGTAAGGTCATAGTATACAGTTTGGTCAATGTTAAGGCATTTTGAAAGTGAAtagcaccctggctgggtagctcagttggctacagcatcatcctgatacaccagtgttgtgggttcaatccccagtcagggtcatacaagaatcagccaatgagcctgaccaggtggtggcacagtagatagagaattggcctgggatgctgacgacccaggttcaaaaccccgaggtcactggcttgagcatgggttcaccagcttgatctTCGGGGTCACAgccttgagcacaggatcatagacatgaccccatgtttgctgtcttgaagctcaaggtcactggcttgagcaaggggtcactggttcagttggagccctgcccccaccccacccctcacaccccaccccctggtcaaggcacatatgagaaagcagtcagtgccacagttaaggtgccacaacgttatttatttatttatttatttatttttgcagggacagagagtcagagagagggatagatagggacagacaaacaggaacggagagagatgagaagcatcaattatcagtttttcattgcgacaccttagttgtgtttattgattgctttctcatatgtgccctgaccgcgggccttcagcagaccgagtaaccccttgctcgagccagcgaccttgggtccaagctggtgagctttttgctcaagccagatgagcccacactcaagctggcgacctcggggtcttgaacctgggtcttccgcatcccagtccgacgttctatccactgcaccacttttaatttgatgcttctcatctttctccctttctgtttgcctctgtctgtcccccccccctctctttctcgcttaaaaaaaaaaaaaagaataagaatcaaccaattaatacataaataagtggaacaacaaaatcaatgtttttcttttccttctctgtctctaaaattaataaataaaaattaaaaaaataaaaagtgaacagCAGCAGACATATGGTATATcagctgagactcagagaggttgttttcttgtttgctttAGGGAAGTGTGGGGTAAGGTTGTGGAGGGCTGGTTGGCTGTCTTTCCCCCTGAGAAAGTCATTAAGCAGAAGCAGGTCAGAGGGGCACTCTTGCTCCTCGGGTAACAGGACACGTCTGACATCTTTTTTACCCCTCTGCTTTTACAGTGGCATTCCTCTTTAACTGGATTGggtttttcctgtctttttgcCTGACCACTTCGGCAGCAGGAAGGTATGGGGCCATTTCAGGATTTGGTCTCTCTCTAATTAAGTGGATCCTGATTGTCAGGGTAAGTTGTACACCAGAAAAGATAGACTTTGTAGAGAAACAATAAGTAGAATAACTgaatatctgattttttttatttgctttttctgcattatttcaaatgaattttggtttttctttgttctggTTTAATAAAGTTGAAACTAATTCAGTTGCAATTGGTTCATGCATACAAGTTTTGTAGTCAAATCTAGTGAATGAATTAGGGGTCCGGGGCATCTGTTGTATAGGTTTTCCACCACCtactttctgtttttaatgtttataatatttgttataaaattactatttttataataagagGAAGCTATCACCTTTTTGGTGTCTTGTCAAAGCTGGCATTTCTCTCATTACTTCTACTGAAGTTTTAGTGtatctttcttttcccccctttccttttttcctccctgattccttcctctcttctttgctGTCTTCCTTACTCTTGTCCAGGATTGGCTATCGGAAGCATCATTGGTTATGCCAAAATGTTTGAAGAGTCAGGACTGTTCAACAAGTGGTACTCTATTAGGGGGTCTTATCTATAAAGTAAATTAGAGGGATCTTCAGTGATTTGGAAGTTAGCAGTTAGaattgcatgaaatatttctggccagatagctcggttgtttAAAGCATCGTCCAGatgctcaaaggttgctggttcaatccccagtcatagcacatacaggaacaaatcgatgtttctgtctctcttccttcctctctctaaaatcattcaataaattaaagtgtgtgtgtgtgtgtgtatctctttaaaagtaattataaagttataaaagatCTAGTCTCTTAAAGTGTCCTCtgatttcaaataaatttattgttATTGACAACTTTATAGATAAAACCAGTGTATTCATAAATTGGCATTATTAACTAATTAATGGGTGTTATATGGCCACTGGAATTTTTCAAACTTGTTTATtctaaaaaagttaatattttttaggaTTCTGAGTTCCTTTGAGAATCTGTTAAAAATtagggcttgcctgaccaggcggtggcacagtggatagagtatcggaccaggatgccgaggacccaggttcgagaccccgaggtcgtcagcttgagcacaggctcatctggtttgagcaaaaagctcaccagcttggacccaaagtcactggctcaagcaaggggttactcggtctgttgaaggcccgcggtcaaggcacatatgagaaagcaatcaatgaacaactaaggtgtcgcaatgtgcaacgaaaaactgatgattgatgcttctcatctctctgttcctgtctgtctgtccctgtctatccctctctgtctctgcaaataataataataataataataataataataaaaataaaaggggctTTTCCCCCAGACAGTTAATATATACTCATCTAAAATGTGGGCTTTAGGTTAAAAACCCAAGCCCTAAagaggttttttattctttaaatcttaattgttttattaagaaataaaataatatattttaatgctcAAACTCTGTAAATCCTGAACACCAAAACCCCCAATAGAAAACAGACATAAAATTAGTGAccagtcttttctttttactaaatttttaactaaattgactgaattttaaaactgaatttaatgATTTCGTTTATGTCAGTGAGAACGGCTTTAACTGCAGGTAACAGAAAACTTAGTTCAAAATGGGTTGGAAACAATGGAAAGAATTTATTACCTATGAAAACAAAGCCAATCCGTGTTTTATTGGCATCGGGGCAGCTGGTGTTTCTGTTTAGCATGTTGGGATGGCTGCTCCTCCCTGAAGGCTCAGGCATGGCATCAGAGACAGCAGTGCtcaacagaagaaaggaaggaaacagttgctgcttttctttttctcttgaagaGCAAGGAAACCTTGTCAGGAGCCTTTGGTTCCTACTGACCAGAATAGCATCCTGTGCCATTCATTCTCAGCAAA from Saccopteryx leptura isolate mSacLep1 chromosome 6, mSacLep1_pri_phased_curated, whole genome shotgun sequence harbors:
- the NDFIP1 gene encoding NEDD4 family-interacting protein 1 isoform X3, giving the protein MALALAALAAVEPACGSRYQQLQNEEEPGEPVQVVGDAPPPYSSISPESAVYFEYKDESGFPKPPSYNVATTLPTYDEAERTKAEATIPLVPGRDEDFVGRDDFDDADQLRIGNDGIFMLTFFMAFLFNWIGFFLSFCLTTSAAGRYGAISGFGLSLIKWILIVRFSTYFPGYFDGQYWLWWVFLVLGFLLFLRGFINYAKVRKMPETFSNLPRTRVLFIY
- the NDFIP1 gene encoding NEDD4 family-interacting protein 1 isoform X2 codes for the protein MANPNYSEVWWGLQNEEEPGEPVQVVGDAPPPYSSISPESAVYFEYKDESGFPKPPSYNVATTLPTYDEAERTKAEATIPLVPGRDEDFVGRDDFDDADQLRIGNDGIFMLTFFMAFLFNWIGFFLSFCLTTSAAGRYGAISGFGLSLIKWILIVRFSTYFPGYFDGQYWLWWVFLVLGFLLFLRGFINYAKVRKMPETFSNLPRTRVLFIY